Proteins encoded within one genomic window of Microbacterium sp. zg-B185:
- the ruvC gene encoding crossover junction endodeoxyribonuclease RuvC — protein sequence MTALRVIGIDPGLTRCGVGVVDVARDRSATLVHVGVVRSDPGQPIERRLATIAAGIRAVIDLHAPTVMAVERVFSQNNRHSVMGTAQASGIALLIAGERGLAATTHTPTEVKAAVTGYGAADKRQVQAMIARILRLDEVPQPADAADALALALCHAWRGGTAQAPTGGTLTPAQRAWADAERLARR from the coding sequence GTGACAGCCCTTCGCGTTATCGGCATCGACCCGGGCCTGACCCGCTGTGGCGTCGGCGTGGTCGATGTCGCCCGCGACCGGTCCGCGACACTGGTGCACGTCGGTGTCGTCCGCTCCGACCCGGGCCAGCCGATCGAACGGCGTCTCGCGACGATCGCCGCCGGCATCCGCGCCGTCATCGACCTGCATGCGCCGACGGTCATGGCAGTGGAGCGCGTCTTCTCGCAGAACAACCGCCATTCCGTGATGGGCACGGCACAGGCGAGCGGCATCGCCCTGCTGATCGCGGGCGAGCGCGGGCTCGCGGCCACGACGCACACGCCGACCGAGGTCAAGGCCGCGGTGACCGGCTACGGCGCAGCCGACAAGCGCCAGGTGCAGGCGATGATCGCCCGCATCCTGCGCCTGGACGAAGTGCCGCAGCCGGCCGACGCCGCCGACGCGCTCGCGCTCGCGCTCTGCCATGCGTGGCGCGGGGGCACGGCACAGGCTCCGACCGGCGGAACCCTCACGCCCGCGCAGCGCGCGTGGGCGGACGCGGAGCGCCTTGCCCGACGATGA
- the ruvA gene encoding Holliday junction branch migration protein RuvA — MISSLRGRAAHVETDSLVLEVGGVGLTIAVTPHVAAATDVGDEVSLHTHLIVREDALSLFGFESRDELLVFTQLLSVTGVGPKSALGVLAALSVTQIADAVASDDDAPFRRVSGIGPKTAKLIVVQLAGKIAAPSPSGAGRRDAAPDVAAQVMQALVGLGWNERAAAEAVSAAAEQASPAERAAVPSLLRLTLATLGPARKEHAGG, encoded by the coding sequence ATGATCTCCTCCCTGCGCGGTCGGGCCGCCCACGTTGAGACCGACTCGCTCGTCCTGGAAGTCGGCGGCGTCGGGCTCACGATCGCCGTTACCCCGCACGTCGCGGCGGCCACCGACGTCGGGGACGAGGTGTCCCTGCACACCCACCTCATCGTCCGGGAGGACGCGCTCTCGCTGTTCGGCTTCGAAAGCCGCGACGAGCTCCTCGTCTTCACCCAGCTGCTCAGCGTGACCGGAGTCGGTCCCAAATCCGCGCTCGGAGTCCTCGCCGCCCTGAGCGTGACGCAGATCGCCGACGCGGTCGCCTCCGACGACGACGCGCCGTTCCGGCGCGTCTCGGGCATCGGCCCGAAGACGGCGAAGCTCATCGTCGTGCAGCTGGCCGGCAAGATCGCCGCCCCGTCGCCCTCGGGGGCTGGGCGTCGGGATGCCGCTCCCGATGTCGCCGCCCAGGTCATGCAGGCGCTGGTCGGGCTGGGCTGGAACGAGCGCGCCGCCGCCGAAGCCGTCTCCGCCGCCGCGGAGCAGGCCTCACCGGCTGAGCGGGCGGCCGTGCCGTCGCTGCTGCGCCTGACCCTGGCCACCCTGGGCCCCGCCCGCAAGGAGCACGCCGGTGGATGA
- the ruvB gene encoding Holliday junction branch migration DNA helicase RuvB produces MDDVRDADEPVDDIELAIEGALRPASLSEFVGQQKVRGQLQLLLDAARIQQRPADHILLSGPPGLGKTTLAMIVAHESGRPLRLSSGPAIQHAGDLAALLSSLTPGEVLFIDEVHRMARSAEEMLYLAMEDFRIDIMVGKGAGATSIPLDLAPFTLVGATTRSGLLPNPLRDRFGFTGHLEYYEPAELERVIERSAVMLAVDLPPASRAEIARRSRGTPRIANRLLRRVRDFMIVRGGGGDTATVDAALDLYDVDAIGLDRLDRAVLDALVRRFGGGPVGLSTLAVAVGEEPETIESVVEPYLVRIGFIGRTPRGRVAMPSAFAHLGVRQADSALRFNDL; encoded by the coding sequence GTGGATGACGTCCGCGACGCCGACGAGCCGGTCGACGACATCGAGCTGGCGATCGAGGGAGCACTGCGTCCGGCCTCACTGTCCGAGTTCGTCGGGCAGCAGAAGGTGCGCGGGCAGCTCCAGCTGCTGCTGGACGCCGCCCGCATCCAGCAGCGTCCGGCGGATCACATCCTGCTGTCCGGACCCCCGGGGCTGGGCAAGACCACGCTGGCGATGATCGTCGCGCACGAGAGCGGCCGGCCGCTGCGCCTGTCCAGCGGGCCCGCGATCCAGCACGCCGGCGACCTGGCGGCGCTGCTGTCCAGCTTGACGCCCGGTGAGGTCCTGTTCATCGACGAGGTGCACCGGATGGCCCGCTCCGCCGAGGAGATGCTGTATCTGGCCATGGAGGACTTCCGCATCGACATCATGGTCGGGAAGGGTGCCGGGGCCACCAGCATCCCCCTGGACCTGGCGCCGTTCACGCTGGTCGGCGCCACCACCCGATCGGGGCTGCTGCCCAACCCGCTGCGCGACCGGTTCGGCTTCACCGGTCACCTCGAGTACTACGAGCCCGCCGAGCTGGAGCGGGTCATCGAGCGGTCCGCGGTGATGCTCGCGGTCGACCTGCCACCGGCCTCACGCGCCGAGATCGCCCGCCGGTCGCGGGGGACACCTCGGATCGCGAACCGACTTCTCCGGCGTGTCCGCGACTTCATGATCGTGCGCGGTGGTGGTGGCGACACGGCGACCGTCGACGCCGCGTTGGACCTCTACGACGTCGACGCGATCGGACTGGATCGCCTCGACCGCGCCGTGCTGGATGCCCTCGTGCGTCGCTTCGGCGGTGGCCCGGTGGGCCTGAGCACGCTCGCCGTGGCGGTCGGCGAGGAGCCGGAGACGATCGAGTCGGTCGTGGAGCCCTACCTCGTGCGGATCGGCTTCATCGGTCGCACGCCGCGCGGGCGCGTGGCGATGCCGTCGGCCTTCGCACACCTGGGCGTTCGGCAGGCAGACTCTGCGCTCAGATTCAATGATCTATAA
- a CDS encoding preprotein translocase subunit YajC, with protein sequence MDIATFFGNYGLIILLVVLLVFMFWSSRRRMQKQKTEQEQKARQTVPGAEVLLQGGLYGTIVAFDPENLDQPALVEIAPGVQIKVHSQAILRVVDPAEGVVTEDELIEAEESEAGYIDGVASGSISSISDDYRAAEPLPPVDPDTDLDNKPKA encoded by the coding sequence ATGGACATCGCCACGTTCTTCGGCAATTACGGCCTCATCATCCTGCTGGTCGTCCTCCTCGTCTTCATGTTCTGGAGTTCGCGTCGGCGGATGCAGAAGCAGAAGACCGAGCAGGAGCAGAAGGCCCGCCAGACCGTTCCCGGCGCCGAGGTGCTGCTCCAGGGCGGTCTCTACGGCACCATCGTCGCCTTCGACCCGGAGAACCTCGACCAGCCCGCGCTCGTGGAGATCGCGCCCGGCGTCCAGATCAAGGTGCACAGCCAGGCCATCCTCCGCGTCGTGGACCCCGCCGAGGGCGTCGTGACCGAGGACGAGCTCATCGAGGCCGAAGAGAGCGAGGCCGGTTACATCGACGGCGTCGCCAGCGGTTCGATCAGCTCGATCAGCGACGACTACCGCGCGGCCGAACCGCTGCCGCCCGTCGACCCCGACACCGACCTGGACAACAAGCCCAAGGCCTGA
- the secD gene encoding protein translocase subunit SecD, translated as MATSTPVRHAWRALTGLLIVTAVLFGINALGVHVFKASSWTPELALDLQGGTQIILEAQTADGAAPSNEQLNQAVTIIRQRVDASGVGEADVTTEGGRNIVVQIPGQADEQTRQRIEASAQLQLRGVLYTGQPATTFVGPDGTSTPFPTPDPSLNATPTTEPTNGSDPAWITEALFAQFQAYDCANPDNDPANAPKDQPLITCDVDGTVKYILGPVELDGSSISDATFGLEQTTGRWAVNIKFDDAGTKTFGQISQRLFGANTPLNQFAFVLDGSVLSAPSMNAIILGGDPSITGSFTQETAKTLADQLKYGALPLSFEVVSSDTISATLGSQQLQIGLIAGLIGLALVAIYSLIVYRALGMVIIASLIVMGVLTYVTICILAWRMGFRLSLAGVAGLIVSIGFTADSFIVYFERIRDELRDGKSITGAVEDGWSRAKRTIYISKSINVLAAVVLYILADATVKGFAFTLGLTTVIDVLIFILFTHPVMQLLARTRFFGSGHPLSGMDPAALGAVYRGRAQFRAPAVASTKTAAERRASRSRGEAERRQTIAERKQAELAELPASGKPSPREKEGEL; from the coding sequence GTGGCGACTTCCACCCCCGTCCGTCATGCCTGGCGCGCGCTGACCGGTCTTCTGATCGTCACCGCGGTGCTGTTCGGCATCAACGCGCTCGGCGTCCATGTCTTCAAAGCCAGCTCGTGGACCCCCGAGCTCGCGCTCGACCTCCAGGGCGGGACGCAGATCATCCTCGAGGCGCAGACCGCCGACGGGGCGGCGCCCTCGAACGAGCAGCTGAACCAGGCGGTCACGATCATCCGCCAGCGGGTGGACGCGTCCGGTGTCGGCGAGGCCGACGTGACGACCGAGGGCGGCCGGAACATCGTCGTCCAGATCCCCGGCCAGGCCGATGAGCAGACCCGCCAGCGGATCGAGGCCTCGGCCCAGCTCCAGCTGCGCGGGGTCCTTTACACCGGTCAGCCGGCGACGACATTCGTCGGCCCGGACGGCACGTCCACGCCGTTCCCGACGCCCGATCCTTCGCTGAACGCGACGCCGACGACCGAGCCGACGAACGGGAGCGATCCCGCGTGGATCACCGAGGCGCTGTTCGCGCAGTTCCAGGCCTACGACTGCGCGAACCCCGACAACGATCCGGCGAACGCTCCCAAGGACCAGCCGCTGATCACCTGCGACGTGGACGGCACCGTCAAGTACATCCTCGGACCGGTGGAGCTGGACGGTTCGTCCATCTCGGACGCGACGTTCGGGCTGGAGCAGACGACCGGTCGCTGGGCCGTCAACATCAAGTTCGACGACGCGGGCACCAAGACGTTCGGTCAGATCAGTCAGCGGCTGTTCGGCGCGAACACGCCGCTGAACCAGTTCGCGTTCGTCCTGGACGGCAGTGTGCTCTCGGCCCCCTCGATGAACGCCATCATCCTCGGCGGCGACCCGAGCATCACCGGCAGCTTCACTCAGGAGACCGCCAAGACGCTCGCCGACCAGCTCAAGTACGGGGCGCTGCCGCTCAGCTTCGAAGTGGTCAGCTCGGACACGATCTCGGCGACCCTCGGATCGCAACAGCTGCAGATCGGCTTGATCGCGGGGCTGATCGGCCTGGCACTCGTGGCCATCTACTCCCTGATCGTCTACCGCGCCCTCGGGATGGTGATCATCGCCTCCCTGATCGTGATGGGTGTGCTGACGTACGTCACCATCTGCATCCTGGCCTGGCGCATGGGCTTCCGCCTCTCGCTCGCCGGCGTCGCCGGCCTGATCGTCTCCATCGGCTTCACCGCCGACTCGTTCATCGTCTACTTCGAACGAATACGGGACGAACTGCGCGACGGCAAGTCCATCACCGGGGCGGTCGAGGACGGCTGGAGCCGCGCCAAGCGCACCATCTACATCTCGAAGTCGATCAACGTGCTCGCCGCCGTCGTGCTGTACATCCTGGCCGACGCCACCGTGAAGGGCTTCGCGTTCACCCTCGGTCTGACCACCGTCATCGACGTGCTGATCTTCATCCTGTTCACGCACCCGGTGATGCAGCTGCTCGCCCGCACGCGGTTCTTCGGTTCCGGTCACCCGCTCTCCGGCATGGATCCGGCAGCACTGGGAGCGGTGTACCGAGGGCGCGCGCAGTTCCGCGCACCGGCGGTCGCGTCGACCAAGACCGCGGCGGAACGACGAGCGTCCCGCTCACGCGGTGAGGCCGAACGGCGTCAGACCATCGCCGAGCGCAAACAGGCGGAGCTGGCCGAGCTTCCGGCCAGCGGCAAACCGTCCCCGCGCGAGAAGGAGGGAGAGCTCTGA
- the secF gene encoding protein translocase subunit SecF, protein MRSMSQLGNDLYTGKTSFPFVGRRRLWFIIAAILVIGSALVPLVRPIQFSIEFTGGSQFTVTNVTAPDQQLATEAVHSVVPDATTKVTTVGDSNVRVQTDQLTPGETQQVTDALAEIYAVPVTEVTSSFIGPSWGADVTRQSLWGLAIFLALTFLILALYFRTWKMSAASIIGLLDVLVITVGVYALCGFEISPAAVIGFLTILSYALYDTTVVFDKIRENTTEDGEVSGRTFGESVNLAVNQTLIRSINTTVVAILPTGAILFIGALWLGAQTLTDISLAIFVGTIVAAYSTVFVAAPLYSLLRENEPNIKTRDARVLAARERAGQPV, encoded by the coding sequence ATGCGTTCCATGAGTCAGCTCGGAAACGACCTCTACACCGGCAAGACCTCTTTCCCGTTCGTCGGGCGTCGCCGTCTGTGGTTCATCATCGCGGCGATCCTGGTGATCGGCTCGGCGCTGGTTCCGCTCGTGCGGCCCATCCAGTTCTCGATCGAATTCACCGGCGGGTCCCAGTTCACGGTGACCAACGTCACCGCCCCGGACCAGCAGCTGGCCACCGAGGCTGTCCACTCCGTGGTGCCCGATGCGACGACGAAGGTCACCACGGTCGGGGACAGCAACGTCCGCGTCCAGACCGACCAGCTGACGCCCGGCGAGACCCAGCAGGTGACCGACGCGCTGGCTGAGATCTACGCCGTTCCGGTCACCGAGGTGACCTCGTCCTTCATCGGGCCCAGCTGGGGCGCCGATGTCACCCGGCAGTCGCTGTGGGGTCTGGCGATCTTCCTCGCGCTGACCTTCCTGATCCTCGCCCTGTACTTCCGGACGTGGAAGATGTCGGCCGCCTCGATCATCGGCCTGCTCGACGTGCTCGTCATCACGGTCGGCGTCTACGCCCTCTGCGGATTCGAGATCTCCCCGGCGGCGGTCATCGGCTTCCTGACGATCCTCTCGTACGCGCTCTATGACACGACTGTCGTGTTCGACAAGATCCGGGAGAACACGACCGAGGACGGCGAAGTGTCCGGCCGCACCTTCGGGGAGTCCGTGAACCTCGCGGTGAACCAGACGCTGATCCGCTCGATCAACACGACCGTGGTGGCGATCCTGCCGACCGGTGCGATCCTGTTCATCGGCGCGCTGTGGCTCGGCGCGCAGACCCTCACCGACATCTCGCTGGCGATCTTCGTCGGCACCATCGTGGCGGCCTACTCGACCGTGTTCGTGGCCGCACCGCTGTATTCGCTGCTGCGCGAGAACGAGCCGAACATCAAGACACGCGACGCCCGCGTGCTGGCGGCGCGCGAACGTGCCGGGCAGCCGGTCTAG
- a CDS encoding bifunctional (p)ppGpp synthetase/guanosine-3',5'-bis(diphosphate) 3'-pyrophosphohydrolase: MTETVPPAQSSSLRRLVPRIFSRSARRDDVEQLLRTVRTHHPKGDLSIIERAYTVADQAHSGQTRQSGEPYITHPLAVAQILADLGLGPKAIAAALLHDTVEDTAYALDTLTAEFGDEVSMLVDGVTKLDKVKYGESAQAETVRKMIVAMSRDIRVLLIKLADRLHNARTWGFVPPEKARKKATETLEIYAPLAHRLGIQTIKSELEDLSFAVMHPKLYAEIESLVKQRTPQREQYVQNVIEAVDSDLRELRIRGRVLGRPKQLYSVYQKMVVRGREFDDIYDLIGIRVLVGSVRDCYAVLGAIHARWTPLPGRFKDYIATPKFNLYQSLHTTVMGPGGRTVEIQIRTNEMHQQAEYGVAAHWKYKERLIGGKPDAKSMDTDMAWLAHISDWQAETADPGEFLDSLRFEIGAKEVYVFTPKGRVIGLPSGATPVDFAYAVHTEIGHRTMGSKVNGRLVPLETELQSGDVVEVFTSKNPDAGPSQDWLTFVKSTRARSKIRGWFTKERREEAIEQGKEAIARAMRRQNLPLQRLMSQDSFAEVAQSLKYEDVSALYAAVGEGHVSTQSVIEKVTALVSADDTSTGPIDLPQVGRSRAQRGGDSGVLVRGAPDILVKLAKCCTPVPGDEVVGFVTRGSGVSVHRTDCTNISSLMQDPERLIEVEWAPTSKSVFLVQIQIEALDRSGLLSDVTRVLSEHHVNILSATVSTTNDRLALSRFVFEMGDIVHLERVLNAVRRIDAVYDVYRVTSS; encoded by the coding sequence ATGACCGAGACCGTTCCCCCCGCCCAGTCCTCGTCGCTGCGACGGCTCGTACCGCGCATCTTCTCCCGCTCGGCCCGGCGCGACGACGTCGAGCAGCTGCTTCGCACGGTGCGCACGCACCACCCCAAGGGCGATCTGTCGATCATCGAGCGTGCGTACACCGTTGCCGATCAGGCCCACTCCGGGCAGACCCGCCAGAGCGGCGAGCCGTACATCACCCACCCGCTCGCGGTCGCCCAGATCCTCGCCGACCTGGGGCTGGGTCCCAAGGCGATCGCCGCCGCGCTGCTGCACGACACGGTCGAGGACACCGCATACGCACTGGACACGCTGACGGCCGAGTTCGGCGACGAAGTGTCGATGCTGGTGGACGGGGTCACCAAGCTCGACAAGGTCAAGTACGGCGAGAGCGCGCAGGCTGAGACCGTCCGCAAGATGATCGTCGCGATGTCCCGCGACATCCGGGTGCTGCTGATCAAGCTCGCCGACCGCCTCCACAACGCTCGGACGTGGGGTTTCGTACCCCCGGAGAAGGCGCGCAAGAAGGCGACCGAGACGCTGGAGATCTACGCTCCGCTGGCGCACCGGCTCGGCATCCAGACCATCAAATCCGAACTCGAGGATCTGTCCTTCGCGGTCATGCATCCCAAGCTGTACGCCGAGATCGAAAGTCTCGTCAAGCAGCGCACACCCCAGCGCGAGCAATACGTGCAGAACGTCATCGAGGCGGTGGACAGCGACCTGCGTGAGCTGCGCATCCGCGGACGCGTGCTGGGACGGCCCAAGCAGCTGTACTCCGTCTACCAGAAGATGGTGGTCCGCGGCCGCGAGTTCGACGACATCTACGACCTCATCGGCATCCGGGTCCTGGTCGGCAGCGTCCGGGACTGCTACGCGGTCCTCGGCGCGATCCACGCGCGCTGGACTCCTCTGCCCGGCCGGTTCAAGGACTACATCGCGACGCCGAAGTTCAATCTCTACCAGTCGCTGCACACCACGGTGATGGGCCCGGGTGGGCGGACGGTGGAGATCCAGATCCGCACCAACGAGATGCACCAGCAGGCCGAGTACGGCGTGGCCGCGCACTGGAAGTACAAGGAACGCCTGATCGGCGGCAAGCCGGACGCGAAGTCGATGGACACCGACATGGCGTGGCTGGCCCACATCTCCGACTGGCAGGCCGAGACGGCGGACCCGGGAGAGTTCCTGGACTCGCTCCGCTTCGAGATCGGCGCGAAAGAGGTCTACGTCTTCACGCCGAAGGGCCGGGTCATCGGCCTGCCCAGCGGCGCCACGCCGGTGGACTTCGCGTACGCGGTGCACACCGAGATCGGGCACCGCACGATGGGCTCGAAGGTCAACGGCCGGCTGGTGCCGCTGGAGACCGAACTGCAAAGCGGCGACGTGGTCGAGGTCTTCACCTCGAAGAACCCGGATGCCGGACCCAGTCAGGACTGGCTGACCTTCGTCAAGAGCACGCGTGCGCGCAGCAAGATCCGTGGCTGGTTCACCAAGGAGCGGCGCGAGGAGGCGATCGAGCAGGGCAAGGAGGCGATCGCCCGCGCGATGCGCCGTCAGAATCTGCCCCTGCAGAGGCTGATGAGCCAGGACTCGTTCGCCGAGGTCGCGCAGTCCCTGAAGTACGAGGACGTCTCGGCGCTGTACGCCGCAGTGGGCGAGGGCCACGTCTCCACGCAGTCCGTGATCGAGAAGGTGACGGCGCTGGTCAGCGCGGACGACACCTCGACCGGACCGATCGACCTTCCGCAGGTGGGCCGGTCGCGAGCCCAGCGCGGCGGCGACTCCGGTGTGCTGGTGCGCGGAGCGCCGGACATCCTGGTCAAGCTCGCCAAATGCTGCACCCCCGTGCCCGGCGACGAAGTGGTCGGGTTCGTCACACGCGGCAGCGGCGTCTCGGTGCACCGCACCGACTGCACCAACATCAGCTCCCTGATGCAGGATCCGGAGCGGCTGATCGAGGTCGAGTGGGCGCCGACGAGCAAGAGCGTGTTCCTGGTTCAGATCCAGATCGAAGCGCTGGACCGGTCAGGTCTGCTCAGTGACGTCACGCGCGTGCTGAGCGAGCATCATGTGAACATCCTCTCTGCCACCGTCTCCACGACCAACGATCGACTGGCGCTGAGCCGGTTCGTCTTCGAGATGGGGGACATCGTCCACCTCGAGCGGGTCCTGAACGCGGTGCGACGCATCGACGCCGTCTACGACGTCTACCGCGTCACCTCCTCCTGA
- a CDS encoding DUF349 domain-containing protein, whose amino-acid sequence MPSPADAAPPEAETEPWGRVEDDGTVSVREADGWRVVGQYPDGSAEEALAYYRRKFSDLASEVALLEVRSRRGGVSPSDLRATARALHAKLQDAAAVGNLAALDARVLALTGTLAAASESEAAASRQAVEEAVRVRTELVEKAEALAARDPRTVQWKQASVDLASMFDEWQSQQQNGPRLPKSTGQQLWKRFRDARATVDKHRREFYAELDEAHKTVRDQKAKLVEKAEALAPKGEDGITAYRELLDQWKSAGRAGKKADDALWARFKAAGDALYSARGAREAADEEESREKIDAKRALLEQARSIADERDLVQARSALTAIQRQWDDIGRIFPRDKERVLDDDLRRIETALRSREETDWKRNNPETKARANDMTRQLTEAIAKLEDELAKAQKSGNEAAIAKATEALQARRAWLNALGG is encoded by the coding sequence ATGCCGTCGCCCGCGGACGCCGCACCGCCGGAGGCCGAGACGGAACCGTGGGGCCGCGTCGAGGACGACGGCACCGTCTCGGTGCGCGAGGCGGACGGCTGGCGCGTGGTCGGACAGTATCCGGACGGATCCGCCGAAGAGGCGCTCGCGTACTACCGGCGCAAGTTCTCCGACCTGGCAAGCGAGGTCGCGCTGCTCGAGGTGCGCTCCCGTCGTGGCGGTGTATCGCCGTCCGACCTGCGCGCGACTGCGCGCGCCCTGCACGCCAAGCTGCAGGACGCGGCGGCGGTGGGCAACCTGGCGGCGCTGGACGCGCGTGTGCTCGCGCTCACCGGTACGCTCGCCGCAGCATCCGAATCCGAGGCCGCCGCATCCCGGCAGGCCGTGGAGGAGGCCGTGCGCGTTCGCACCGAACTCGTGGAGAAGGCCGAGGCCCTCGCCGCGCGCGACCCGCGCACCGTGCAGTGGAAGCAGGCCTCGGTCGACCTCGCGTCGATGTTCGACGAGTGGCAGTCGCAGCAGCAGAACGGCCCACGCCTGCCGAAGTCGACCGGTCAGCAGCTGTGGAAGCGATTCCGCGACGCTCGCGCGACCGTGGACAAGCACCGCCGCGAGTTCTACGCCGAGCTGGACGAGGCGCACAAGACGGTGCGGGACCAGAAGGCCAAGCTCGTCGAGAAGGCCGAAGCGCTCGCCCCGAAGGGCGAGGACGGCATCACCGCCTACCGCGAGCTGCTGGATCAGTGGAAGTCCGCCGGTCGCGCCGGCAAGAAGGCCGACGACGCGCTGTGGGCGCGGTTCAAAGCCGCCGGCGATGCCCTCTACAGCGCGCGCGGCGCGCGCGAGGCCGCGGACGAAGAGGAATCCCGCGAGAAGATCGACGCCAAGCGGGCGCTGTTGGAGCAGGCACGCAGCATCGCTGACGAACGCGACCTGGTCCAGGCGCGAAGTGCCCTCACCGCCATCCAGCGCCAGTGGGATGACATCGGCCGGATCTTCCCCCGCGACAAGGAACGCGTCCTGGACGACGATCTGCGCAGGATCGAGACCGCGCTGCGCAGTCGCGAGGAGACGGATTGGAAGCGCAACAACCCCGAGACCAAAGCGCGCGCCAACGACATGACGCGACAGCTCACCGAAGCAATCGCGAAGCTCGAGGACGAACTCGCGAAGGCGCAGAAGTCGGGCAACGAGGCGGCCATCGCGAAGGCGACCGAGGCGCTCCAGGCGCGCCGGGCGTGGCTCAACGCGCTCGGCGGCTGA
- a CDS encoding dioxygenase produces MAPGGKQRDTRAERERARVYQARRAFHEGRARRRTRDNLIAGIGGAVLILAVIAGQAAYFMSGPGAPTPTPSSSTSPAPTSTPAPGGSPAVTPAPSDSSVPVPTPTTAP; encoded by the coding sequence GTGGCGCCGGGTGGAAAGCAGCGTGACACGCGTGCGGAGCGGGAACGCGCCCGTGTCTACCAGGCACGCCGGGCGTTCCACGAGGGGCGGGCGCGGCGACGCACGCGCGACAACCTCATCGCCGGCATCGGCGGCGCAGTCCTGATCCTCGCGGTCATCGCCGGTCAGGCCGCGTACTTCATGTCCGGGCCGGGAGCTCCCACTCCGACCCCCTCTTCCTCGACCTCGCCGGCGCCGACGTCGACTCCGGCGCCGGGCGGTTCGCCGGCCGTGACGCCGGCCCCGAGCGACTCGTCCGTGCCCGTCCCCACACCCACCACAGCTCCCTGA
- a CDS encoding replication-associated recombination protein A yields the protein MRPTSLDEVAGQSHLLRPGSPLVLLARPDVSTGAASSVILWGPPGTGKTTLAQAIARSSGRRFVELSAVTAGVRDVREVMQEALTQRDLYGQSTILFLDEIHRFTKAQQDALLPGVENGWVVLIAATTENPSFSVISPLLSRSLLLTLQPLTDDDLGMLLDRAVADPRGLGGAVTLLPGARDALVRLASGDARRALTALEAAASLAEPVSDEGAEPGDEPHEAVAPPEITADDVSNAVDRALLRYDRQGDEHYDVISAFIKSIRGSDVDASLHYLARMIEAGEDPRFIARRLIISAAEDIGLADPQALPLAVAAADAVQFVGMPEGRIPLAEATAYLATTAKSNAAYLAIDKAIADVRAGGFGRVPPPLRDAHYPGAKRLGHGKGYRYPHDSDVGVVAQQYLPEELAGRRYYEPTNHGQEREVQARLDKIRRILGSGS from the coding sequence ATGAGACCGACCTCCCTCGACGAAGTGGCCGGTCAGTCGCACCTCCTGCGCCCCGGCTCCCCGCTCGTGCTGCTGGCGCGGCCGGATGTGTCCACGGGGGCCGCGTCCTCGGTGATCCTGTGGGGACCGCCCGGAACCGGCAAGACCACCCTCGCCCAGGCCATCGCCCGCTCTTCCGGACGCCGCTTCGTCGAGCTGTCGGCCGTGACCGCCGGCGTCCGCGACGTCCGCGAGGTCATGCAGGAGGCGCTGACCCAACGCGACCTGTACGGACAGTCCACCATCCTGTTCCTGGACGAGATCCACCGCTTCACGAAGGCTCAGCAGGACGCGCTCCTGCCTGGTGTCGAGAACGGCTGGGTGGTGCTGATCGCCGCCACCACCGAGAATCCGTCCTTCTCGGTGATCTCTCCGCTGCTGTCCCGGTCGCTGCTGCTGACCTTGCAGCCGCTCACCGACGATGACCTCGGGATGCTGCTTGACCGCGCCGTGGCCGATCCCCGGGGCCTCGGCGGGGCCGTGACGCTGCTGCCGGGGGCCCGTGACGCTCTCGTGCGACTTGCGTCGGGCGATGCCCGCCGCGCGCTGACGGCGCTCGAGGCGGCGGCATCCCTCGCCGAACCCGTCAGCGACGAGGGCGCCGAGCCGGGGGACGAGCCGCACGAGGCCGTCGCGCCCCCGGAGATCACGGCCGACGACGTGTCCAATGCGGTGGACCGGGCCCTGCTCCGCTACGACCGGCAGGGGGACGAGCACTACGACGTGATCAGCGCCTTCATCAAGTCCATCCGCGGATCGGACGTGGATGCCTCGCTGCACTACCTCGCGCGCATGATCGAGGCGGGGGAGGATCCGCGGTTCATCGCACGACGGCTGATCATCTCCGCAGCAGAGGACATCGGGCTCGCCGACCCGCAGGCTCTGCCGCTCGCGGTCGCGGCCGCCGACGCGGTGCAGTTCGTCGGGATGCCGGAGGGACGCATCCCGCTGGCCGAGGCGACCGCATACCTGGCCACCACCGCGAAGTCGAACGCCGCGTACCTGGCGATCGACAAGGCGATCGCGGACGTCCGAGCCGGAGGTTTCGGCCGCGTGCCCCCGCCGCTGCGCGACGCGCACTACCCCGGCGCCAAACGGCTCGGCCACGGCAAGGGCTACCGATATCCGCACGACTCGGACGTGGGTGTGGTCGCACAGCAGTACCTTCCCGAGGAACTGGCCGGGCGGCGCTACTACGAGCCCACCAACCACGGTCAGGAACGCGAGGTCCAGGCACGCCTGGACAAGATCCGCCGCATCCTGGGGTCCGGCTCCTGA